The nucleotide sequence AAATTAGACACACATGGCCAGAGATGGAGAAAATATATTCTCTTTTTGGGGCCCATTGTAAAACCTAGAATGTATTTTGTCTCAGGACATGGAGAGAAGCTAAGAAATATACAGTGTTAGTAGAATCCAAATTTGAATAAGTGGCAGAGTAATTGATCAGGTAAGTAGTCCTTTCAGGAAAATAGTTAGGCAAGTAAGGTTAGTAAAGTAAAATATATGACATATCAGTATTTCTGTACTTCATACCTACCTATATCtataaaaatatagaaataaaagtGAACATAGGTATAGgttttataaatgaaaatatatagtTCTATGCAtggatgtgtatatttaaaaataagtatagGTATGAATATGTGTATGTGCCTATAGATCcacaatttcattaaaaaaaatattcagtTCTCAGTCCCTAGGATAGAATAGTGAGTTATATATTgggttgctaaacacaaggtcagcaatttgaactcacTGGAATCTGTGGGGAAAATGAGAGTATAAACTCTTTGAAAGACTTACTAGATGAGAAActctaaggagcaattctactttgtcctattgagtcactgtgaatcagtgaggtttttgttttgttttgataccAGAGCAACTaataatattttcctatttaCTCTAATATctaattttattataatttttatgttAAAAGTAGGTAGAATCACATACTTATATAAGTACATCACATGGTTATTTTATGCATCTTACAACCATAGAGATGaagctgactcctagagaccatATAGGACATGGCAGAAGTGCCCTTCTGGGTTGCCAACACtgtgactctttttttttaaaaaatgttttattaggggctcatacaactcttatcacagtccatacatatgcatacatcaattgtataaagcatatctgtacattctttgccctaatcattttcttatctttctttcttttttttccttttctttttttacattttattagggactcatacaactcttatcacaatccatacatatacatacatcaattgtataaagcacatccatacattccccgccccaatcattctataagcatttgctctccacttaagaactttgcatcaggtcctcttttatgtcccctccctccccattcccccctccctcatgtgccctttgtaatttatacattgttattttgtcatatcttgccctatccggagtctcccttcccccccttctctgccgtccctcacccagggaggaggtcacatgtggatccctgtaatcagttccccctttccaacccactcaccctccactctcccagcatcgaccctcacacccttggtcctgaaggtatcatccaccctggattccctgtgcctccagccctcatatgtagcagtgtacaacctctgccctatccagccctgcaaggtagaatttggatcatagtagttgggggggaggaagcatccaggatctgggggaaagctgtgctcttcatcggtactacctcgcaccctgactgacccatctcctctcctaaacccctctatgagagagaggatctccagtggccgacattgggccttaggtctccactctgcacttcccccttcattcaatatgatatatatatatatatatctatatatatatatatatatatatatatatatatatatatatatatatagatatagatatatatatatatatatagatatatatacacacacacacacaaacatattctttttatttttttttgcatgatgccttatacctggtccctttggcacctcgtgatctcactggctggtgtgcttcttccatgtgggcttttttgcttctgagctagatggccacttctttatcttcaagcctttaagaccccagacactatctcttttgatagccgggcaccatcagctttcttcgccacatttgcttatgcacccatttgtcttcagcgatcctatcatggaggtgtgcagccaatgatatgatgattttttgttctttgatgcctgataactgatccctttgtgatcactcgctcacacaggctggtgtgttcttccatgtggactttgttgcttctgagctagatggctgcttgtttatcttcaagcctttaagaccccagtcactatctcttttgatagccgggcaccatcagctttcttcaccatatttacttgttcgcccactttggcttcagcagttgtgttgggagagtgagcatcatatagtaccaatttaataaacgaaagtattcatgcattgagggagtgattgagtagaggcccaaggtccttcagccaccttaatattaaacctataaatgtagacaattagatctatttccccatcctcatatatatgtttgcatgtacacgtctttgtctagacctccaaaaATGcctcttgactcccagctccttcctccatctcccttgactttcctcctgccccaccaccatgatctgtccccacctgggctacagctatacctcttttctacgcaaccttacccttgatcgttccccaccaggcctgccactcccccctcactaccattttgggtcccatgttgttcccttgtccctgtgtttattaacagcacttccttacccttctccccctcccccagccggaactgtctgtccctccggaactgtctgtcctattgtttttcctccagatagttcatccagcctgtcctattcagacagacctgtggagacactaacatgcacgaaaacaagacagaggaaaacaaagcaacagtatacaaccagacaataaaacaacaaaaacaaaccactgacaaagtataaaacaaaacacttcacaaaagaaaggcttgtagttcgttcaaggatcatttgctgacccttaggagcgttttccagtccagtatgttggggcaccacgccctggccccaaagtccactttcagcattccctggggaccttgccactccattcccttgctgttccactgcacccccccagtgctttgcctcggtgtggtgggatcaggtcaggtgcaattcccacactgtgtctccggtgctgtcctctgtatcgcccttagtcactgaggggcatcatgtctcatagtagggccagccatgctgttctctctgtggactggctgctctactcaggaacatcatcctcacggcctcgtgggccaggctaacactgtgactctttagggagtagaaagtcccatctttcttctcctgagaagctggtgatttcagactgctgacattgcaggtaGTAATCTGACATATAACAAGGATGCCAACAGTGGTCATAGATAACagtagatagctagatagataaagAGTGTCATACatagacaaagaaaaaaaagacataaaTCCTTTGCCAATTtttgaccctatagaacaaattAGAATGGCCACAtgggattcccaagactgtagtCTTTCCAAAGCTGACTGTTAACTCTTTCTCACTCTGAGGAGCTGGATTGGAACAGGTGGATTGAAAATGCTGACTTTCCATTACCTGCCAGGTGCTTAACCAATGTTCTTAATGAGTCTTTATATATAGGTATAACTATAGGGTATGCGTGTTAATTTCTATATGATTCAAAGCTCTGGCTGTTTatcaaaatataaaattattatccCTATAAATCTGTCCAAACTTTACTATAAATACAGATTTTGTGAATTTCTAAATAAATAATATCTTCCTTGCTTATGTTTTATGACATAAAACTTTTCTGAGAGCCCCTTTTACTTCTGCGTTCCTCAGGCTGTAGATGAGGGGGTTTAACATCGGGGTAATAACACCATACAGCATGGAGATGAGCCTGTCTCTGGCTGGGGAGTGGTGACTGGAGGAAGGACGGATGTAGGTAAATATCATTGTACCATAGAACAAACAAACCACCAGGAGATGGGAagcacaggtggagaaggctttgCGTTTCCCTTCTGCTGACCGGATTTTCAGGATGGTGGATATAATGTAAATATAAGAGATACCAGTGATAAAGAAGGCACTGATTCCTAAAGTACCTCCTACCACTAAGACAAGCATTTCTGCCACATAAGTAGGGGAACAAGAGAGGGCCACCACTGGaggaatgtcacaataatattggTTGACACGATTAGATTTACAGAAAGACAGACGGAATGTGAACACGGTGTGCAGAAGGGAGTTCAGAAACCCTGCTGCCCAGGTACCAGCAGTGAGAAGGACAGAGTGTCCCTTTGTCATGATGAGGGTATAACGAAGAGGGAAACATATGGCCACATATCGGTCATAAGCCATGACAGCCAGAAGGAAGACTTCTGTCCCTGTCAGAGCCACTAGGAAAAACAGCTGTATAGCACAACCAGCAAAAGAAATGTTTTGCACCTGAGTCAAGAGATTCTTGAGCATCTTGGGTACAGTGGCTGATGGACAGAAAATATCTAACAAGGAGAGATTTGCCAAAAAATAATACATGGGTGTGTGCAGCTTCTTCTCCGTCAAAATGGCGAGGAGAATGGCTCCATTTCCTACCAAAGTGACCTGATAGATggcagcaaagatgacaaaaagCGGATAGCGCACCTCAGGGAGGTCAGATAACCCTATGAGGATGAACTCCATGACTGTTAGGTTGTAGACATCCATCTCTTCTCTCCACTGGTGTATTTCTGGATGCAAAGAAGCCAACAGCCACAGGTTAGGCTCCAAACCAAGGAATTTGGTGATGAGAAACACTTAGAAAATAATAGGATTGTGACTGCCAATGAGTTGTACTCACCCTGTATCAattaagcaaacaaataaacaaaaagccactgtcatcaagtccattctgactcatagagatcctgtaagacagggtagaactgtgcgtatgggtttctgagactataactctgtgtgggagtagaaatacTGGTCTCTCTCCTGCTGAGCGGCTGATAGCTACAAACCACTGTCCTTGTAGTTCGATGCCAAAACATAACCACTAAGACACCCCAGCTCCTTTTATGACAATCACAGATTCAAATATTGCATTAACTTTGTGCATGATATTTCTTTATGCATGATAATTACTTTCTTAACAAGGGCCTTTTAAATGTTCACCTACTCAATAAATTCATGGTTGACCTTTAGCAGTACAGGAAATCTCACCATTTAGTGAAAACTTAAATGAAGATGCCATCCTTGGTAACACATTTACTTTATTCTGCTATGTATTGGTATGGTATGTTTATTTCTGTACTATCTCAATCCTATCTTCTTATACGTTAAACTGTTTGCATCTGAGAGAcagaaattaaaatgtaaataattGAATGTTGAGTGCAGGACTGACTGAATTGTGCATCTTCTGTAAAGATGGTTCTCCATAATTTCAAATTTATACTTTCCAAAATATGTGCATTGTGTTCATAACTCTGGAACAAGTTtatcttaataaaaataaatttagtcTGTAAAACATAAATTGAACCTATTTATTTGTATGAATGCGGCTCAAATGTAAACAGACATAATAACATATAGGTTTAAGCACGCATTCccttaaaatatacatttttactGTTTATCAAAATGCTTAAGCAAACATGGGATTTTGAAAAATTTATGTGCTAGACGGTACATCATGCATATATTGTACTTAttaattttcaaattatattaGAATATAACATAATATTTCAAATATAAaccatttatttcatatttaatcataaattataaaataatttaacttGAGATTGAAAATTTGTACTTCAAAGTGTTTTATATCACATTTAGCAATTTTCTTTTGCTTAAAACATGCATTACAGAAAATTCAAAAATAATATAAGGTTAGAAATTTAAAGTCAAATTCCTATTTGGCATCCATTCTATTTGCTTTTCAACTGGTAGTAATTTGGGGCAAATATGAACTGTGAGGCATAAATTACACAAGTTATACATAATGATTTAGCTACTCAAATGGACATGCATTATTTTGTACAAACCTTTTCCTTGCTTCCCTGTTGAGTACAAGTCTCTGAGCGTACATGGACGATGTGAGGATTCTTCCTTTATGCCACCTGAGAGACAAGGTCTGTACTGAACTTCTGaggaaaaatatgaaaacaaaactcTGATGAAGGATTTTAAAATCATGATATTTATAAAACGAGTTCTTATAATAAGTATCAAAACATCGTGGATACCATTACTCAATCAACCAGATTTTTTTTATTGTGTAAACGAAGCAAAATGGAAACAATATATGGCTGCtgggaaaattttcaaatattaaaaactcTTAAAGAGAAATTAAATTTGTTATTCTATATGCGTAATTACTAAAAGtatgaaaatataataacaatATCCATAAGATAAAAggagaaattaaaaattcagagtATTGTTTAGGTTACATAATAAAATCAATTTTTCACCTATGTTTATTAATTTTACTTCCTCTGTGTAAACAAGAGTTTTCAAAAACCATAGCCTCCTGATAAGAGCCTCTAGTCTAGCTCTATATCTGGTTATATGAATATGTGTTGTATAAATAATAACATGCATTTTCCCTATATTTTGGCAATTTATAttcaaaataaaactttaaagcaCATTGCGGTATAGATGCCAAAATTGTTCAAGTGGGAATAAAACATATTTATAATAACAATctgctcttttcttctttttcttttttctcctacccataaccctaaccctaatcctaacccttaccctaaccctaatcctataacAATCTGTTCTTTtggaagaaaatataaataaatttcatgtatatgtttatatgaTTAGAAAATATATACCATCCTTTACATAACAATGTgtacttgaggacaatgttcttgTGTTAGGTCCATGGATTCAATTCCGACCTACAGTGGTCCTGTGgacgcacaatagaatgaaataatgccagtcctggggctgttttctttctttcaacacGGTTGGTTAAAGAAAAACATTTCTTCCCCAGGAAATtaccagaaaaaataaataatacattATAATGTTATTTGCTCCTTTCATTGAAATAGTCATTCTAGAAAAATAAGATGGATAAATAAATTGTCTTTTTAACCAATAAATCTATAGCTCATTTAGCAAAGAATAACAGAAGCTCAAATAAAATGTAATCTCTCCATCTGCTTTGTAAGGTAATGTGACATAATGTAAACATACATATGAAAACATTAAGAATGTGTTGTCATCAGCTTCCATCATAGTCTAGGCAGCCAAAGATGTAATAAGTATCTGTAGGAAGGGGTACTATTACATTAGAAAATTATACAGAAAttgagattaaaaaagaaagagagaaatctgTCTTTTATTTTGTATGTAGTTAATGCAAAACACACCATACATTAATCTTCTTTCTAGCAATTAGATATTTCTGCTTTTCACTACATATAAGAAAAAATAGGTAATTAAGCAACATCATAACTGACAGATCTTAGCTCTTAAGGGAAATACAAATTTTATAATTTACTTAGTATATTAGTATCAAGGAAACCGCACATTATATTGGAATTTTCTTTGAAGTATACTGCTAAGGAAGAGCTTCTATTATTTCCCTTTTTAACCTAATAGCTTGATAACTAAGTGttagagaaataaaaaataaggagGAAAAAGATATCTGACGTATCATTTCCCAGAAGCAGACCTTAATAGACACATTAAATGTTTATATTCAATGGATTTGGGTGCATATCCAGCTAGGCATGAACATATTAAACAGCTACCTACCGATTTAATATTCCATTTTTACTTACTCTTTAAATATATAAAGTTGCACATCATACTAATCTTACTAATATGTTTTACATTTTAGCTTATAAAGTCCATAATTTTAACATTTGTCTTAGTTTTAGTATCATAGATTTCATTACCAAAATAAAGTCTGCAAAAGAAGAATATAAAATGGCTCAACTAATAAAAATGCAACAGTAAAGAAAAGCAAACTACTTATTTATATACCAAATCCTATTATAATGTATTGTATAACCCATTTTGTGCCCATTTTCCCCTTGGGGTAAGGAGTGACAATTAGTATGCTAAAGGGAATGTACTTCTCATCTTGATAAATCTAAATTACTAGACACCAAATAACAGACAACTTACTTTATAAGTTGAGAAAGAAATCCAAATTATAGAGTGAATTTTGTCCTTCCTCTATGATCTtggataaaattttttttttaatttcaagaatATACTAgacaaaattaataataattatgcCATTTGTTTATGTCACTGAACGTAATTCCAGAAaaaataattatgcatcaattttaatattttgaattcctcaggtaaattttattttaaattgttttgatTATTATAATTTGCATATACAACAATAAGACTAGTTACACTACACGTAAAACATTACGTTGTTCAACTCTCCATGCCTGATTAGATCAAAATTTAAATTACAGCAACTGCAAATTCGATCTTGATTTCTTCAGCAGTATAATGATTTCACAGAATGTGCTTTTGAAAAGTATCACTCCAATCAGTCTCAACTCAaagtgatcctatgcacaacaagAGGAAAGAAGTTCTAGTCCTGttgcatcttcacaattgttatgttccagtccattgttgcaaccattgtatcaatccatctcattgagagtcttcctctttttcactgacatgCCCCTGTACCacaaatgatgtccttttccagggatttgtGTCTTCTGATAATATTGCAAAAGACATGTCTCAACCTCCTCCTTCTTAGGATAACTGGCTTTACGTCtcataagacagatttgtttgtcgtgGCACTCTTGCTACTTTCAGTActttttgccaacatcataattcaaatgcatcactaattctccagtcttctttattcagtccagctttcacatggatatgtagAGATTGAACATTATCAAGCTTGAATCAGtctcattttagtcctcaaagtgacagctttgctctgTAAGACTTGAAACAGGttttgtgcagatgtgcccaataaAAAATGTTGTTTGGTTtcatgactgctatttccatgagcactgattgttgtTTGTCTGAATGAAAAGAAATTCTTGaccatttcagtcttttctccatttgtcatgatgctgtTTTGGGtctaggtgtgaggattttgttttctttacattgaattatattcTATACTGAAAGCATCATATTTTAGTCTTTATCAGCCACTGCTTCAAATCTACCTTGCTTTCAGGAAGAAAAGTTATGtgttctgcatattgcaagttatgAGTAAGCATTATTGCAATCCTGCTCTCACATTTTATGTATTTGGTCAAGCTTCtaagattacttgctcagcatacagatgaaatAAGCTAATGaacagatacaaccctgatgtaagcattttctgattttaaaacatggagTGTTTTCTCTTTCTGGTTTGACATTGTTCCTCTTAATCCGCAATGAACACAACGAAGTGCTCTGGAATgtgcattcttctcaatgctgtccACGGTTTGTATTTCCCCTACAGTAAAATGACTTTGTATAGTCAACTAAACACGAGTTGAGTATTTTTcttgcattctctgctttcaaccaagatctgacttcaacattgatatggcttgttccatatcctctctgTATGCAGATTAAATTTCTGACACCTGTCAATCTATTTCTGCAGCTCCTCTTGAATTATCTCCAGTAAATGTGTATTTAcatgtgctatcaatgacattgttggaCAATTTCCTCATTGTGGTAGGGAAAATATGGCTTTCTTTTAGTCTGTTGGTCAAGTATTTTGCTACCACATTTTTATGAGAAATTTGACTAGTGGGTTTGCCAAATATTATATTAGGCAGTTGAAACATtataattgatattccatcaattcctcagGGCTTATTTTTCACTAAAGCCTTGAGTTCAGCTTAGAATTCTTCCTATTATATTGTAGGTTTGcaattatatgctacctcttgaaattgtgCCAACCAATTGATATTGTACATTGATTCTGTGTATTGTTTGCATCTTTTGACATTCCTTTCATAGTTCATTGGTTtacatatatgtgtaaatatgggATACATGTACAATGGCATACGtacgtatacatatatatgtatggaagaaaaacaaggtgttctacttccatagagttaccatctcagaaacccagaggggcacttCTGCTTTGTTCTGTAGGGATGCTCTGTGTTGAACTCAACTCCATGACAGAGAGTTTATATAAATTCACCTAGGTCTTTTAGCACTGCAGGGTAAATATTTGACtgcttaactacaaggtcagaatttcaaaacccacagccactctgtgggagtaaATAGCCTCACCTAGTGTCTCTAGGAGTTGAGATCCACCCTATAGAAATGAGTGTTAAAACTCTAAAATTCTATCCAACTACAGTTAAGGCTACCATTAAAACTCTATAGAaattgtttcttttgttaaattaATATTCTATTACATGGATGTATTGAGATTAGTGTATCATTCTGTTTGggaaggacacttggattatatcTCCCCCCTATATATAGTTATTAGAA is from Tenrec ecaudatus isolate mTenEca1 chromosome 2, mTenEca1.hap1, whole genome shotgun sequence and encodes:
- the LOC142440425 gene encoding olfactory receptor 5V1-like, with product MDVYNLTVMEFILIGLSDLPEVRYPLFVIFAAIYQVTLVGNGAILLAILTEKKLHTPMYYFLANLSLLDIFCPSATVPKMLKNLLTQVQNISFAGCAIQLFFLVALTGTEVFLLAVMAYDRYVAICFPLRYTLIMTKGHSVLLTAGTWAAGFLNSLLHTVFTFRLSFCKSNRVNQYYCDIPPVVALSCSPTYVAEMLVLVVGGTLGISAFFITGISYIYIISTILKIRSAEGKRKAFSTCASHLLVVCLFYGTMIFTYIRPSSSHHSPARDRLISMLYGVITPMLNPLIYSLRNAEVKGALRKVLCHKT